In a genomic window of Streptomyces sp. SJL17-4:
- a CDS encoding acyltransferase domain-containing protein, with protein MMAVETVFLLPGQGGYTPGLFAGDGSPEVAEVLDTVDRIAAEFGRGGVSPLLRHADGPSAADLVRADSFALQLAVFAAAVGSFRIAEREDAPDVVVGHSMGEIAALTVAGAFTPADGARLVCHRSEALLAHCPSDGGMVALELPAARAAHLVGAVADRGLAVAVSNAPRQTVVSGPDEAVDVVARLAGALGVQATRLNAPFPFHSPMLGVAAHVFGEAITGIRQHPLRAAVYSPVAGGYVQDDTDLKALLVRQLTTPVRFMAAVRELHADGARRFVECGRAGLSGLVRRSVPEVDTTSTVGASRSAVAAAPVATRTEPAPAETAPVVAPAPPAERAPVAEPAPPVLDELRELYASALGYPVEVITGDADLEADLGIDSLKRAEMLGKVSAHFGLGESAVDGRFVAQPTLADLADLITAVRGTVPAAETAPTPVPVPVVVLDELRELYASALGYPVEVITGDADLEADLGIDSLKRAEMLGKVSAHFGLGESAVDGRFVAQPTLADLADLITAVRPSAR; from the coding sequence ATGATGGCGGTTGAAACGGTCTTCCTCCTGCCCGGCCAAGGGGGTTACACCCCGGGGCTGTTCGCCGGTGACGGCTCGCCCGAGGTCGCTGAGGTCCTCGACACGGTCGACCGGATCGCGGCCGAGTTCGGACGCGGCGGAGTCTCCCCCCTGCTCCGGCACGCCGACGGGCCCTCCGCGGCGGACCTGGTGCGCGCGGACTCCTTCGCCCTGCAGCTCGCCGTGTTCGCCGCGGCCGTCGGCAGCTTCCGTATCGCGGAGCGCGAGGACGCGCCGGACGTCGTGGTCGGGCACAGCATGGGTGAGATCGCCGCGCTGACCGTCGCCGGAGCGTTCACCCCGGCCGACGGGGCACGCCTGGTGTGCCACCGCTCGGAGGCCCTCCTGGCGCACTGCCCGTCGGACGGCGGCATGGTGGCCCTGGAACTGCCGGCCGCCCGTGCGGCCCACCTGGTCGGCGCCGTCGCCGATCGGGGACTGGCCGTCGCCGTCTCCAACGCGCCGCGCCAGACGGTGGTGTCGGGACCCGACGAGGCGGTGGACGTCGTCGCGCGGCTCGCCGGCGCGCTGGGCGTCCAGGCCACCCGGCTGAACGCTCCGTTCCCCTTCCACAGCCCGATGCTCGGGGTCGCCGCACACGTCTTCGGCGAAGCGATCACCGGCATCCGGCAGCACCCCCTGCGCGCCGCGGTGTACTCGCCGGTGGCCGGCGGCTACGTCCAGGACGACACCGACCTCAAGGCACTGCTCGTCCGGCAGCTCACCACGCCGGTGCGGTTCATGGCCGCCGTGCGCGAGCTCCACGCCGACGGCGCGCGGCGTTTCGTCGAGTGCGGCCGGGCAGGCCTTTCGGGGCTCGTCCGGCGCAGCGTCCCGGAGGTCGACACCACGAGCACGGTCGGGGCCTCCCGAAGCGCCGTCGCCGCCGCCCCGGTGGCCACGCGCACGGAGCCCGCACCGGCCGAGACCGCTCCGGTGGTTGCACCCGCGCCGCCGGCCGAACGCGCTCCGGTGGCCGAACCCGCGCCGCCGGTCCTCGACGAGCTGCGGGAGCTGTACGCGTCGGCGCTCGGATATCCGGTGGAGGTGATCACGGGGGATGCGGATCTGGAGGCCGATCTGGGGATCGATTCGCTGAAGCGGGCGGAGATGTTGGGGAAGGTGTCGGCGCATTTCGGTCTGGGGGAGTCGGCCGTGGACGGCCGTTTCGTCGCCCAGCCCACCCTGGCCGACCTGGCCGATCTCATCACCGCGGTACGGGGCACGGTCCCCGCCGCCGAGACGGCACCGACTCCTGTCCCTGTCCCCGTGGTGGTGCTCGACGAGTTGCGGGAGCTGTACGCGTCGGCGCTCGGTTATCCGGTGGAGGTGATCACGGGGGATGCGGATCTGGAGGCGGATCTGGGGATCGATTCGCTGAAGCGGGCGGAGATGTTGGGGAAGGTGTCGGCGCATTTCGGTCTGGGGGAGTCGGCCGTGGACGGCCGTTTCGTCGCCCAGCCCACCCTCGCCGACCTGGCCGACCTCATCACCGCCGTACGGCCGTCCGCGCGCTGA
- a CDS encoding cytochrome P450 codes for MTAPVIPAFPMPRRHPLDPPPQYGELSAEQPVFQVRTPRGEDVWVVTRHADARAVLTDTRFSSDPKTPGYPSYISGDTPLPPGFFLNQDAPDHTRLRRLVTREFLITQMEAKRPRMRAILDKLLDDLVRQGNSADLVTQLALPMAATVMCELLDVPYEDHRIFVTLTDTILDRSSTPEQAEGAARELMAYFDEVVTAREQKPTDDMLGRLVAQEEAGRISHDEFVGLAALLMLSGYDTMAQMIGLGTATLLEHPDQLDALKADPSLYPQAIEELLRYLSINHAGLPRAATEDLTVGGQEIRAGEGVLVMINAANRDATVFDEPDTFDIHRKDPQAHVAFGHGFHKCIGLTLARVELSTVFAGLFGRLPTLALGRPLEDLPFRHDMVLYGVRGLPVTW; via the coding sequence ATGACCGCTCCTGTCATACCCGCCTTCCCGATGCCCCGCCGGCACCCGCTGGACCCGCCGCCCCAGTACGGCGAACTCAGCGCCGAGCAGCCGGTCTTCCAGGTACGGACCCCGCGCGGCGAGGACGTCTGGGTGGTCACCCGCCACGCGGACGCACGCGCCGTGCTCACCGACACCCGGTTCAGCTCCGACCCGAAGACACCCGGCTACCCCTCCTACATCTCGGGAGACACCCCGCTCCCGCCCGGCTTCTTCCTCAACCAGGACGCACCGGACCACACCCGGCTGCGCCGCCTGGTGACCCGCGAGTTCCTGATCACCCAGATGGAGGCGAAGCGGCCGAGGATGCGGGCCATCCTCGACAAACTGCTCGACGACCTGGTGCGACAGGGGAATTCCGCCGACCTCGTGACGCAGCTGGCGCTCCCGATGGCCGCCACCGTGATGTGCGAACTCCTCGACGTCCCGTACGAGGACCACCGGATCTTCGTGACCCTCACGGACACCATCCTCGACCGCAGCAGCACCCCCGAGCAGGCCGAGGGCGCCGCCCGCGAGCTCATGGCGTACTTCGACGAGGTCGTCACGGCCCGGGAGCAGAAGCCGACCGACGACATGCTCGGCCGTCTCGTGGCGCAGGAGGAGGCGGGCCGGATCAGCCACGACGAGTTCGTCGGGCTCGCCGCGCTCCTCATGCTCTCCGGCTACGACACCATGGCGCAGATGATCGGCCTGGGCACGGCCACCCTCCTGGAGCACCCCGACCAGCTGGACGCCCTCAAGGCCGACCCGTCGCTGTACCCGCAGGCCATCGAGGAACTGCTCCGCTACCTCTCCATCAACCACGCGGGCCTGCCCCGCGCCGCCACCGAGGACCTCACCGTCGGCGGTCAGGAGATCCGGGCGGGGGAGGGCGTCCTGGTGATGATCAACGCCGCCAATCGCGACGCGACGGTCTTCGACGAGCCCGACACCTTCGACATCCACCGCAAGGACCCGCAGGCGCACGTCGCGTTCGGCCACGGCTTCCACAAGTGCATCGGGCTGACGCTCGCCCGCGTCGAGCTGAGCACCGTGTTCGCGGGCCTCTTCGGGCGCCTGCCCACGCTCGCGCTCGGCCGACCGCTGGAGGACCTGCCGTTCCGGCACGACATGGTGCTGTACGGAGTCCGCGGACTGCCCGTCACCTGGTGA
- a CDS encoding thioester reductase domain-containing protein produces the protein MSATRPLANDPLTSAWAAGLRSSLRAYARTHLPDAMVPAHFVVLPELPKLPNGKVDRGSLPPLTAEETPETAFVAPRTPVETQLARIWQDLLGLPKVGVETSFFDLGGDSLTVLQMTAQVREIYDVRLDLRRMFEDPTVAQLARMVSSQADPAVTGAGNPRGVTSEAMAADAVLPADIVPEEGAAPPSTGPYRTVLLTGGTGYTGAFLLRELLDRSAATVHVLVRADGPDRAGERVLGNLAEYGLLRDDDAERVIGVPGDTGRPYLGLTRATYNELAAEVELIIHNAAISSWIVPYAKIKPVNVFGALEVLRLACRTRVKAVHFVSTIGVYPGHEGERSWAETRLTEADHVVGGYRQSKWVADSLMLQARDRGVPAHVYRLGAITGSQTTGACSSDTFINHLIKGCVQLGAYLDHDLLLDLVPVDFCAATVVHTALSGGHAEAVLNVPSARSVSMNEIFELIVGYGYPLRRLDYPSWYRELAAAVERGEENELALYLPLFGAEQPAEEVGYPGSRPQFRTDNLRAALHGSDIACKPVDRELFDLYLDYFVSSGFLPAPPGGTARPQTQWSS, from the coding sequence ATGAGCGCCACCCGACCACTCGCCAACGACCCGCTCACCTCGGCCTGGGCGGCGGGACTGCGTTCCTCCCTCCGCGCCTACGCGAGGACGCACCTCCCCGACGCCATGGTCCCGGCGCACTTCGTGGTGCTGCCGGAACTGCCGAAGCTGCCCAACGGCAAGGTGGACCGGGGGAGTCTGCCTCCGCTGACGGCCGAGGAGACGCCCGAGACCGCCTTCGTCGCCCCCCGCACACCGGTGGAGACACAACTCGCCCGGATCTGGCAGGACCTCCTCGGCCTGCCGAAGGTCGGCGTGGAGACCAGCTTCTTCGACCTGGGCGGCGACTCCCTGACGGTCCTGCAGATGACCGCCCAGGTACGGGAGATCTACGACGTGCGCCTCGACCTCCGCAGGATGTTCGAGGACCCCACCGTCGCCCAGCTGGCGCGGATGGTCAGCTCCCAGGCGGACCCCGCGGTGACCGGGGCCGGCAACCCCCGGGGCGTCACGAGCGAGGCCATGGCGGCCGACGCCGTGCTGCCCGCCGACATCGTGCCCGAGGAAGGGGCCGCACCTCCGTCGACGGGCCCGTACCGCACGGTCCTGCTCACCGGCGGCACCGGATACACCGGGGCCTTCCTGCTCCGCGAACTGCTCGACCGCTCGGCCGCCACGGTGCACGTCCTGGTCCGCGCCGACGGGCCGGACCGGGCGGGCGAGCGGGTCCTTGGAAACCTCGCCGAGTACGGGCTGCTGCGGGACGACGACGCGGAACGCGTCATCGGCGTCCCGGGCGACACCGGGCGCCCCTATCTCGGCCTGACCCGGGCGACCTACAACGAGCTGGCCGCCGAGGTGGAACTGATCATCCACAACGCGGCGATCTCCAGCTGGATCGTCCCCTACGCCAAGATCAAGCCGGTCAACGTCTTCGGCGCCCTGGAAGTGCTGCGGCTCGCCTGCCGCACACGGGTCAAGGCCGTGCACTTCGTCTCCACCATCGGCGTGTACCCGGGCCACGAAGGAGAGCGCAGCTGGGCGGAGACCCGGCTCACCGAGGCCGACCACGTCGTCGGCGGCTACCGCCAGTCGAAGTGGGTCGCGGACAGCCTGATGCTCCAGGCCCGCGACCGCGGCGTGCCGGCCCATGTGTACCGCCTCGGCGCCATCACGGGATCGCAGACCACCGGAGCCTGTTCGTCCGACACCTTCATCAACCACCTGATCAAGGGCTGCGTCCAGCTGGGCGCCTACCTGGACCACGATCTGCTCCTGGATCTCGTGCCGGTGGACTTCTGCGCGGCCACGGTGGTGCACACCGCGCTCTCCGGAGGCCACGCGGAAGCCGTCCTCAACGTGCCGAGCGCCCGGTCCGTCAGCATGAACGAGATCTTCGAGCTGATCGTCGGCTACGGCTATCCGCTGCGCCGCCTCGACTACCCGAGTTGGTACCGCGAACTCGCCGCCGCCGTGGAACGCGGCGAGGAGAACGAACTCGCCCTGTACCTGCCGCTGTTCGGCGCCGAGCAGCCCGCCGAGGAGGTCGGCTACCCGGGCAGCAGGCCGCAGTTCCGCACCGACAACCTGCGGGCAGCGCTCCACGGTTCGGACATCGCGTGCAAGCCGGTCGACCGCGAACTGTTCGACCTCTACCTCGACTACTTCGTCTCGTCGGGCTTCCTGCCCGCCCCTCCCGGTGGCACCGCCCGCCCCCAGACCCAGTGGAGTTCGTGA